Proteins encoded in a region of the Raphanus sativus cultivar WK10039 chromosome 8, ASM80110v3, whole genome shotgun sequence genome:
- the LOC108820198 gene encoding uncharacterized protein LOC108820198: MAPRKKPPPTYDEMFGDGVGTSSSGGRTSSDAVPDSQTSQRVWSPPPPAPQMAPPPPPPLAAPQQPVPEAGVHPDLRVPPHAPEFGCFFDPDRPPGTYWFGANNRVSRSVSQTIKGYLDGAYPNWSLTPDHVKTTWFKQFTVALVLRNHRKGEEGIRGKGKTRLTNTVSDWKDKWEIYGYDGKPTGVTKDVWEGLIAFWKQTSSIRKANSCSASRRTKDKDGNLHMVHRTGQKPHAGIRLEVFEKTRVLSSLSDIFKMTHATPDGTFVDPTSEKLFNSVAARIEERETQLTQQSPDGLPVKLSTEEVDRIFEEVAPRKKGRTVGIGSVNEAARATSSNSSRRDQETSQMQARLDSQQERLDSLENLLDVMTVGNPNMQRALAARREALGMQQRDSEFTDPAGPTTSMM, from the exons atggCTCCTAGGAAAAAACCACCACCGACTTATGATGAGATGTTTGGCGACGGTGTCGGGACATCTTCTTCCGGCGGCCGAACATCTTCTGATGCCGTTCCGGACTCTCAGACATCTCAGAGAGTTTGGAGTCCTCCTCCTCCCGCACCTCAGATggctccacctccacctcctccactaGCAGCTCCGCAGCAGCCCGTCCCAGAAGCAGGTGTTCATCCAGACTTGCGGGTGCCTCCTCATGCACCAGAGTTTGGATGTTTTTTCGACCCCGATAGACCGCCGGGTACTTATTG GTTTGGGGCCAACAACCGTGTTTCCCGGAGCGTTTCACAGACGATAAAGGGATACTTAGACGGAGCTTATCCAAACTGGAGCTTGACTCCAGATCACGTCAAGACCACTTGGTTTAAACAGTTTAcg GTGGCACTGGTCCTTAGGAATCACCGAAAGGGTGAAGAAGGAATTCGAGGCAAAGGCAAGACCCGCCTTACCAACACGGTCTCAGATTGGAAGGACAAGTGGGAGATCTACGGCTATGACGGGAAGCCCACTGGGGTCACCAAGGATGTATGGGAAGGCCTCATCGCCTTTTGGAAGCAAACCAGCTCGATCCGGAAGGCCAACTCCTGCTCTGCTTCCCGTAGGACCAAGGATAAAGACGGGAATTTGCATATGGTTCATAGAACCGGGCAAAAACCTCATGCCGGGATCCGTCTCGAAGTT TTTGAGAAGACCAGAGTTTTGTCATCTTTGTCCGACATCTTCAAGATGACTCACGCCACACCGGACGGAACTTTTGTTGATCCTACATCCGAGAAGCTCTTCAACAGTGTGGCTGCTCGGATTGAAGAGCGGGAGACGCAACTCACCCAGCAGTCTCCAGATGGGTTACCCGTCAAATTGTCGACGGAAGAGGTCGACAGGATCTTCGAAGAA gtcGCTCCAAGAAAGAAGGGACGGACGGTGGGAATAGGTTCTGTTAACGAAGCCGCAAGGGCGACTTCGTCAAACTCTTCAAGACGGGACCAAGAGACTTCTCAGATGCAAGCTCGATTGGATAGCCAGCAGGAGCGTTTGGACTCTCTCGAGAACCTATTGGATGTTATGACGGTGGGAAACCCAAACATGCAGAGAGCGTTGGCGGCCAGACGAGAAGCTCTCGGGATGCAACAACGGGACTCCGAATTTACCGATCCAGCGGGACCGACTACTTCGATGATGTAA